A window of Ignicoccus hospitalis KIN4/I contains these coding sequences:
- the rnz gene encoding ribonuclease Z — protein sequence MKRARFVVLGSGAASPAPERALPAHYFEYEGVGALLDCGEGTQFQLMKAKISFSRIKVVFVSHLHGDHVLGLPGLLQTMAMASRRDELLVIGPKGLKDFLLSSFELTYFYPPYPIKVVEVLRDAEITYRNLKLKVFPVNHTVPAFGVSVETASKRKVRADVLEREGLPKRLWGRLQRGEDVVWEGRVFKYEDFTFEGERIKVVYSGDTAPCERLVEEAEGADLLVHEATFTKELKEEAHDRGHSTAEDAATAAARAGVKQLLMVHFSARYKDLRRHLEEARRVFPRSYAAEDLTKVVILK from the coding sequence TTGAAGAGGGCGAGGTTCGTAGTGCTGGGCAGCGGCGCCGCCTCCCCGGCCCCCGAGAGGGCCCTGCCAGCCCACTACTTCGAGTACGAAGGGGTTGGGGCGCTCTTGGACTGCGGCGAGGGGACGCAGTTCCAGCTCATGAAGGCCAAGATAAGCTTCTCGAGGATAAAGGTAGTCTTCGTCTCCCACCTCCACGGGGACCACGTCCTCGGCCTCCCGGGCCTGCTCCAGACCATGGCCATGGCCTCCAGGAGGGACGAGCTGCTGGTGATAGGACCCAAGGGGTTGAAGGACTTCCTCCTCTCGTCCTTTGAGCTCACTTACTTCTACCCCCCTTACCCGATAAAGGTAGTGGAAGTCCTTAGGGATGCAGAAATAACTTATAGGAACTTGAAGTTAAAGGTGTTTCCAGTGAATCACACGGTCCCCGCCTTCGGCGTGTCGGTGGAGACCGCTTCCAAGAGGAAGGTGAGGGCAGACGTGTTGGAAAGGGAGGGGCTGCCCAAGAGGCTCTGGGGGAGGCTCCAGCGCGGGGAGGACGTGGTCTGGGAGGGGAGGGTGTTCAAGTACGAGGACTTCACGTTCGAGGGCGAGAGGATAAAGGTGGTCTACAGCGGCGACACGGCTCCTTGCGAGAGGCTGGTGGAAGAGGCCGAGGGGGCTGACTTATTGGTCCACGAGGCCACCTTCACCAAGGAGTTAAAGGAGGAGGCCCACGACAGGGGGCACTCCACCGCGGAGGACGCGGCGACGGCAGCGGCTAGGGCCGGGGTCAAGCAGCTCTTGATGGTCCACTTCTCCGCTAGGTACAAGGACTTGAGGAGGCACTTGGAGGAGGCTAGGAGGGTCTTCCCCCGCTCCTACGCCGCGGAGGACTTAACTAAGGTGGTTATACTGAAGTGA